Proteins from one Athene noctua chromosome 20, bAthNoc1.hap1.1, whole genome shotgun sequence genomic window:
- the SWI5 gene encoding DNA repair protein SWI5 homolog — protein sequence MSAPRPGHRPGPVRGKLQLPACPAAARLQLPACPAAARPHPPACPAAAARLHFPACPAAQAAPVRREAAALAEGVPPGAGRSPRQPLLPPRVLSRRTPGGGRRSGTAGFKSPVPSPRSCQPNGANSEALKYEIEELKQKDLALDQEIAQLLSEGYSLEELEKHISLLHEYNDIKDAGQMLLGKLAVIRGVTTKQLYPEYDLELSD from the exons ATGTCCGCCCCGCGCCCGGGCCAC CGACCGGGCCCTGTCAGGGGAAAACTACaactcccggcgtgccccgcggcgGCCCGACTACaactcccggcgtgccccgcggcgGCCCGACCACACCccccggcgtgccccgcggcggcggcccgaCTACATTTCCCAGCGTGCCCTGCGGCACAGGCCGCTCCGGTGCGGCGGGAGGCGGCAGCCCTGGCCGAGGGGGTCCCGCCGGGCGCGGGCCGCAGCCCCCGCCAGCCGCTTCTACCGCCTCGGGTCCTGTCTAGGAG GACCCCCGGTGGCGGCCGGCGCAGCGGCACTGCCGGCTTCAAGTCACCG GTCCCATCTCCGAGGTCCTGCCAACCTAATGGAGCCAATTCAGAAGCCCTGAAGTATGAAATCGAAGAGCTGAAACAGAAAGACCTTGCTCTAGACCAGGAAATTGCACAATTATTGTCAGA AGGCTACAGCCTGGAGGAATTGGAGAAGCACATCTCTCTGCTTCATGAGTATAATGATATTAAAGATGCTGGACAGATGCTGCTGGGCAAGCTGG ctGTTATCCGAGGGGTTACTACAAAGCAGCTCTACCCTGAATACGATCTGGAGCTTAGTGACTAA
- the COQ4 gene encoding ubiquinone biosynthesis protein COQ4 homolog, mitochondrial, with translation MLLLRRALVPLLRAGPGSPGKAWLSRAEPPARGGRSGEEEEEEGCYQLYPGHIPTSPLQKALLAAGSAFMALYDPYRHDMVAVLGETTGCLALPSLRDKMKHHPEGYRILQERPRIRLSTLDMSKLRGLPDGSLGREYVRFLEDNKVSPDTRMPPKFVDDEELAYVIQRYREVHDLMHTLLGMPTNMLGEVVVKWFEAVQTGLPMCVLGAAFGPVRLSARKLQVLATELVPWAIRSGRNASCILNVYYEQRWEQPVESLREEIGIFPPPAVRV, from the exons atgctgctgctgcggcgGGCGCTGGTCCCGCTGCTGCGGGCGGGCCCCGGTTCCCCAGGCAA AGCCTGGCTGAGCCGCGCCGAGCCGCCGGCCCGGGGTGGCCgcagcggggaggaggaggaggaggaagggtgcTACCAGCTGTACCCCGGGCACATCCCCACCAGCCCGCTGCAGAAAGCGCTGCTGGCTGCCGGCTCGGCCTTTATGGCTCTCTATGACCCCTACAGACACG ACATGGTAGCAGTCCTTGGGGAGACCACAggctgcctggccctgcccagCCTGCGAGACAAGATGAAACACCACCCTGAAGGTTACCGCATCCTCCA GGAACGGCCTCGCATTCGTCTCTCCACCCTGGACATGTCCAAGCTGCGGGGGCTGCCGGACGGCTCGCTGGGCCGAGAGTACGTCCGGTTCTTGGAGGACAAC AAGGTTTCTCCAGACACCCGGATGCCACCCAAGTTTGTTGATGATGAAGAGCTGGCGTATGTGATCCAGCGGTACCGGGAAGTCCACGACCTGATGCACACCCTCCTGGGCATGCCAACCAACATGCTAG gtGAGGTCGTGGTGAAGTGGTTCGAAGCTGTCCAGACGGGGCTGCCCATGTGTGTCCTGGGAGCAGCGTTCGGCCCCGTCCGTCTCAGTGCACG AAAGCTGCAGGTCCTGGCCACTGAGCTGGTTCCCTGGGCGATTCGGAGCGGGCGCAATGCCAGCTGTATCCTGAATGTCTACTACGAGCAGCGCTGGGAGCAGCCAGTGGAGTCCCTGCGGGAGGAGATCGGCATCTTCCCTCCCCCGGCCGTTCGAGTGTGA
- the TRUB2 gene encoding pseudouridylate synthase TRUB2, mitochondrial isoform X1 produces the protein MAAGPGGLFAVYKPAGVAWNRVREAVELRLLRELNAAPGRAPRQHVRFLPAPGGAVGLVATRVPVLADHPLVRGPRIRELKIGAGHRLDVKASGVFVLGIGHGNRLLTDLYNCHLTKVYTVGGLFGKATDDFSDTGKLVEKTTFDHITREKLERILAVIQGTNHKALLMHSNIDMKTQEAYELAVKGLIRPMGKSPPIITAIRCLQFALPEFQLEIQCLHETQQYLRKIVHEIGLELKSSAVCTQVRRIRDGVFTLDDALLRTQWNLQSIQNAIWDCQLKVKTEIEKTLGHQDKSPLHKMDVEMAQAADS, from the exons AtggcggcgggcccgggcgggctCTTCGCCGTCTACAAGCCGGCGGGGGTGGCGTGGAACCGCGTCCGTGAGGCGGTGGAGTTGCGGCTGCTGCGCG AGCTGAACGCGGCGCCGGGGCGCGCCCCGCGGCAGCACGTCCGGTTCCtaccggccccggggggggcggtggggctGGTGGCCACCAGGGTGCCGGTGCTGGCCGACCATCCCCTCG TCCGAGGCCCGCGGATCAGGGAGCTGAAGATCGGAGCAGGTCACCGGCTGGACGTGAAGGCCTCGGGAGTCTTCG tgcttGGCATAGGCCATGGGAACAGGCTACTCACTGATCTGTACAACTGCCACCTGACCAAG GTTTACACTGTTGGGGGGCTGTTTGGTAAAGCCACTGATGACTTCTCGGACACAGGGAAGCTAGTAGAAAAGACAACATTTG ATCATATCACAAGGGAGAAGCTGGAACGGATTCTCGCTGTCATTCAAGGAACAAATCATAAGGCCCTGCTGAT gcATTCTAACATTGACATGAAAACACAAGAGGCATATGAGCTGGCTGTCAAAGGGTTGATCCGCCCCATGGGAAAAAGCCCTCCAATCATCACAGCAATCCGATGCCTCCAGTTCGCACTTCCAGAATTCCAGCTAG AAATCCAGTGCTTGCATGAGACTCAGCAGTACCTCCGAAAAATAGTTCATGAGATTGGTCTGGAGCTGAAATCATCTGCCGTGTGCACGCAAGTGCGAAGAATACGGGATGGTGTTTTCACACTGGATGATGCTCTCCTGAGAACCCAGTGGAACCTGCAGAGTATACAGAATGCAATTTGGGACTGTCAGCTTAAAGTGAAAACAGAGATAGAGAAAACGCTAGGCCATCAGGATAAAAGTCCTCTTCATAAGATGGATGTGGAGATGGCCCAGGCTGCAGACAGCTGA
- the TRUB2 gene encoding pseudouridylate synthase TRUB2, mitochondrial isoform X2 encodes MAAGPGGLFAVYKPAGVAWNRVREAVELRLLRELNAAPGRAPRQHVRFLPAPGGAVGLVATRVPVLADHPLVLGIGHGNRLLTDLYNCHLTKVYTVGGLFGKATDDFSDTGKLVEKTTFDHITREKLERILAVIQGTNHKALLMHSNIDMKTQEAYELAVKGLIRPMGKSPPIITAIRCLQFALPEFQLEIQCLHETQQYLRKIVHEIGLELKSSAVCTQVRRIRDGVFTLDDALLRTQWNLQSIQNAIWDCQLKVKTEIEKTLGHQDKSPLHKMDVEMAQAADS; translated from the exons AtggcggcgggcccgggcgggctCTTCGCCGTCTACAAGCCGGCGGGGGTGGCGTGGAACCGCGTCCGTGAGGCGGTGGAGTTGCGGCTGCTGCGCG AGCTGAACGCGGCGCCGGGGCGCGCCCCGCGGCAGCACGTCCGGTTCCtaccggccccggggggggcggtggggctGGTGGCCACCAGGGTGCCGGTGCTGGCCGACCATCCCCTCG tgcttGGCATAGGCCATGGGAACAGGCTACTCACTGATCTGTACAACTGCCACCTGACCAAG GTTTACACTGTTGGGGGGCTGTTTGGTAAAGCCACTGATGACTTCTCGGACACAGGGAAGCTAGTAGAAAAGACAACATTTG ATCATATCACAAGGGAGAAGCTGGAACGGATTCTCGCTGTCATTCAAGGAACAAATCATAAGGCCCTGCTGAT gcATTCTAACATTGACATGAAAACACAAGAGGCATATGAGCTGGCTGTCAAAGGGTTGATCCGCCCCATGGGAAAAAGCCCTCCAATCATCACAGCAATCCGATGCCTCCAGTTCGCACTTCCAGAATTCCAGCTAG AAATCCAGTGCTTGCATGAGACTCAGCAGTACCTCCGAAAAATAGTTCATGAGATTGGTCTGGAGCTGAAATCATCTGCCGTGTGCACGCAAGTGCGAAGAATACGGGATGGTGTTTTCACACTGGATGATGCTCTCCTGAGAACCCAGTGGAACCTGCAGAGTATACAGAATGCAATTTGGGACTGTCAGCTTAAAGTGAAAACAGAGATAGAGAAAACGCTAGGCCATCAGGATAAAAGTCCTCTTCATAAGATGGATGTGGAGATGGCCCAGGCTGCAGACAGCTGA